The Aeromicrobium senzhongii genome includes a window with the following:
- a CDS encoding sensor histidine kinase, whose product MATTVLLVVGVTVLVGALSAVAVRSYLLAQLDDQVTASLQRAQRAPSFGDGPGPDGLDDRRGQGVGTLTAVWIPDRDVAVGDVIVEGQDGRTSRSPLSEDDLEALDEVSADDGPHTVRLDEFGGYRVVVVETSAGKLAAGLPTRDVDAAVATLLGWQGVLTVLGAVAALGGALVLVRRQLRPLREVAGTANAVARLPLARGDIELAERVPADLADESTEVGQVGSALNTLLDHVESSLEARQRSEEQVRQFVADASHELRTPLATIAGYSELARSRPDDEEALRRALEKVEEESHRMTALVEDLLLLARLDAGRPLARQPVDLTRMLLEAVADARVIAPDHVWRLTLPDEPIEVLGDEQRLHQVVTNLLTNARKHTPAGTTVTVAADPSGFTVHDDGPGFSPELAEHAFERFTRGDRARTREGGVGLGLALAAAIIEAHGGSVTLDSRPGDTTFTVRLPAEGAQEDPPGEIDG is encoded by the coding sequence GTGGCCACGACGGTGCTGCTCGTCGTGGGCGTGACCGTGCTGGTCGGGGCATTGAGCGCTGTCGCGGTGCGGTCGTACCTGCTCGCCCAGCTGGACGACCAGGTCACGGCGTCACTGCAGCGGGCCCAGCGTGCGCCGTCGTTCGGCGACGGGCCCGGCCCGGACGGTCTCGACGACCGTCGCGGCCAGGGCGTCGGCACCCTCACCGCGGTGTGGATCCCGGACCGGGACGTGGCAGTCGGTGACGTCATCGTCGAGGGGCAGGACGGTCGGACGAGTCGGTCGCCACTGTCGGAGGACGACCTGGAGGCCCTCGACGAGGTCTCGGCCGACGACGGTCCCCACACCGTGCGGCTGGACGAGTTCGGTGGCTACCGCGTCGTGGTCGTCGAGACCTCGGCGGGGAAGCTGGCGGCGGGCCTGCCCACCCGTGACGTGGACGCCGCGGTTGCCACACTGCTGGGCTGGCAGGGCGTGCTGACGGTGCTCGGCGCGGTCGCCGCACTGGGCGGGGCCCTCGTCCTGGTGCGCCGGCAGCTGCGGCCGCTGCGCGAGGTGGCCGGCACCGCGAACGCCGTGGCGCGGCTGCCGCTGGCCCGAGGGGACATCGAGTTGGCGGAGCGGGTGCCCGCAGACCTCGCCGACGAGTCGACCGAGGTCGGTCAGGTGGGCAGCGCGCTGAACACGTTGCTGGACCATGTCGAGTCCTCCCTCGAGGCACGTCAGCGCAGCGAGGAGCAGGTGCGCCAGTTCGTGGCCGACGCGTCACACGAGCTGCGGACGCCCCTGGCGACCATCGCGGGCTACTCCGAGCTGGCCCGCAGCCGACCGGACGACGAGGAGGCGCTGCGCCGGGCCCTGGAGAAGGTCGAGGAGGAGTCGCACCGGATGACCGCGCTCGTCGAGGACCTGCTGCTGCTGGCCCGACTCGACGCCGGCCGTCCGCTGGCACGCCAGCCGGTCGACCTGACGCGGATGCTGCTGGAGGCGGTCGCCGACGCGCGGGTCATCGCGCCGGACCATGTCTGGCGGCTGACGCTGCCGGACGAGCCGATCGAGGTCCTCGGCGACGAGCAGCGCCTGCACCAGGTCGTCACCAACCTGCTCACGAACGCGCGCAAGCACACGCCCGCAGGAACCACCGTGACCGTGGCCGCCGACCCGTCGGGGTTCACCGTCCACGACGACGGGCCGGGGTTCTCACCCGAGTTGGCCGAGCACGCCTTCGAGCGGTTCACTCGCGGCGACCGTGCCCGCACCCGAGAGGGCGGCGTCGGGCTGGGGCTCGCGCTGGCGGCGGCCATCATCGAGGCGCACGGCGGCAGTGTGACGCTCGACAGCCGGCCGGGGGACACGACCTTCACGGTCCGGCTGCCGGCGGAGGGCGCGCAGGAGGACCCGCCCGGTGAGATCGACGGGTGA
- a CDS encoding TetR/AcrR family transcriptional regulator has product MARLHAEERRKQLLEAAREEFLRVGPGSARVSDIADRAGVNVALLYRYFDSKEQLFEEAIVEPLDQLMRTRLVSTPVPGVPDMIDAFYRALLGVFTDYLEVFHVVLFSDRANGQDFYLRRIAPYMDAIAAQTAAADTVWSQTLDPKLTTPMCVGMCWGVAMDAHFRGVEVDADTAVAALTAITIGGLSLAAEIDPSSRGTAG; this is encoded by the coding sequence ATGGCGCGACTGCATGCCGAGGAGCGGCGCAAGCAACTTCTCGAGGCTGCCCGTGAGGAGTTCCTGCGGGTCGGACCCGGGAGCGCCCGGGTCAGCGACATCGCCGATCGCGCCGGAGTGAACGTCGCCCTGCTCTACCGCTACTTCGACTCCAAGGAGCAGCTGTTCGAGGAGGCGATCGTCGAGCCGCTCGACCAGTTGATGCGCACCCGACTGGTCAGCACGCCCGTTCCGGGCGTTCCCGACATGATCGATGCGTTCTACCGGGCGCTGCTGGGCGTCTTCACCGACTACCTCGAGGTCTTCCACGTGGTCCTGTTCAGCGACCGCGCCAACGGCCAGGACTTCTACCTGCGCCGCATCGCGCCGTACATGGACGCGATCGCCGCCCAGACCGCCGCTGCCGACACCGTGTGGTCGCAGACCCTGGACCCGAAGCTCACCACCCCGATGTGCGTCGGCATGTGCTGGGGCGTCGCGATGGACGCCCACTTCCGGGGCGTCGAGGTCGATGCCGACACCGCCGTCGCGGCGCTCACCGCGATCACGATCGGCGGCCTCAGCCTCGCCGCCGAGATCGATCCGTCGTCGCGCGGGACCGCTGGCTGA
- a CDS encoding AMP-binding protein, which yields MYEHGERPWSVHYGPGVPTQIDIPDEPITAGLERAAKKWPDRIATDFLGATATYAETEQAVRRAMVVLRDLGVKAGDRVALVLPNSPSHLVAYHAALRLGAVVVDLNPTYTQAELTHLLADCGATYALVWHKAVETVLAARGQTRVKVVSVDISRDLPTSAQLLLKLPVKAAREKRDALRGTVPADILDWHTLVKKARGEVAAAEVHGDDLALLQYTGGTTGTPKAAMLTHRNLVANVVHGQAWVSFREGEETVYGVLPFFHAFGLTFCLNLPGYIGATLVMFPNFDPEAVLAAFDRRPATFMAGVAPMFDRIALAVEKAKNPPTEGLRQVRLGFAGAMPIPESTVERWEALTGGLLIEGYGMTECAPIALGNPCSPARRPGTLGVPFPNTDMKIVDIDDHTREVTPDEHGYRRGELLVRGPQVFSGYLNRPEETAHQLLEGGWLRTGDVVEVDETGWVTLVDRVKEMIIVGGFKVYPSNVEDHLRLMPGIADVAVVGVRTSAGDDQVLAAFVLEEGAVAPSLEQVRAHGETHLARYALPRRVEILKDLPRSQIGKVMRRQVQKLFTHGD from the coding sequence ATGTACGAGCACGGTGAGCGCCCCTGGTCCGTCCACTACGGCCCCGGCGTACCGACGCAGATCGACATCCCGGACGAGCCCATCACGGCGGGTCTGGAGCGTGCAGCGAAGAAGTGGCCCGACCGGATCGCCACCGACTTCCTCGGTGCCACCGCGACCTACGCCGAGACCGAGCAGGCGGTCCGCCGGGCCATGGTGGTGCTGCGCGACCTCGGCGTGAAGGCCGGCGACAGGGTGGCCCTGGTGCTGCCGAACAGCCCCAGCCACCTGGTCGCCTATCACGCCGCCCTCCGCCTGGGCGCGGTCGTCGTCGACCTGAATCCGACCTACACGCAGGCCGAGTTGACCCACCTCCTCGCCGACTGCGGCGCGACGTACGCGCTGGTGTGGCACAAGGCCGTCGAGACCGTCCTGGCCGCGCGTGGCCAGACCCGCGTCAAGGTCGTCAGCGTCGACATCAGCCGCGACCTGCCGACCTCGGCGCAGCTGTTGCTGAAACTGCCGGTCAAGGCGGCCCGCGAGAAGCGCGACGCGCTCCGGGGCACCGTCCCGGCGGACATCCTCGACTGGCACACCCTGGTGAAGAAGGCCCGCGGCGAGGTCGCGGCCGCCGAGGTGCATGGCGACGACCTGGCGCTGCTGCAGTACACCGGCGGCACGACGGGCACGCCGAAGGCCGCGATGTTGACGCACCGCAACCTGGTGGCCAACGTGGTGCACGGCCAGGCCTGGGTCTCGTTCCGCGAAGGAGAGGAGACCGTCTACGGCGTCCTGCCGTTCTTCCACGCCTTCGGTCTGACCTTCTGCCTGAACCTGCCCGGGTACATCGGGGCGACGCTCGTGATGTTCCCGAACTTCGATCCCGAGGCCGTGCTGGCCGCGTTCGACCGCCGCCCCGCGACGTTCATGGCCGGCGTCGCCCCGATGTTCGACCGGATCGCGCTGGCCGTCGAGAAGGCGAAGAACCCGCCCACGGAAGGGCTGCGCCAGGTGCGGCTCGGTTTCGCCGGCGCCATGCCGATCCCGGAATCGACCGTCGAGCGCTGGGAGGCCCTGACCGGAGGCCTGTTGATCGAGGGCTACGGGATGACCGAGTGCGCCCCGATCGCGCTGGGCAACCCGTGCAGCCCGGCGCGTCGCCCGGGCACGCTGGGGGTGCCGTTCCCCAACACGGACATGAAGATCGTCGACATCGACGACCACACCCGCGAGGTGACGCCCGATGAGCACGGGTACCGGCGCGGCGAGCTGCTCGTGCGCGGTCCGCAGGTGTTCTCGGGTTACCTGAACCGGCCCGAGGAGACCGCCCACCAGCTGCTCGAGGGCGGCTGGCTGCGCACCGGCGACGTCGTCGAGGTCGACGAGACCGGCTGGGTCACCCTGGTCGACCGCGTCAAGGAGATGATCATCGTCGGCGGGTTCAAGGTCTACCCGTCGAACGTCGAGGACCACCTGCGCCTCATGCCGGGCATCGCCGACGTGGCGGTCGTGGGCGTGCGCACGAGCGCCGGCGACGACCAGGTGCTGGCGGCCTTCGTGCTCGAGGAGGGCGCCGTCGCGCCGTCGCTCGAGCAGGTCCGCGCCCACGGCGAGACCCATCTCGCGCGCTACGCGCTGCCGCGCCGGGTCGAGATCCTCAAGGACCTGCCGCGCTCGCAGATCGGCAAGGTCATGCGCCGGCAGGTGCAGAAGCTCTTCACGCACGGGGACTGA
- a CDS encoding purple acid phosphatase family protein: protein MKNPMGRARSRRMSLAAVALAVAGVGCLSPVATATASSTAAPGIVRVANEPTYFEPLIDAGTSWRYLATGVDPSPTGDRHAWAQPGFDDSAWATGKGGFGAKWESGVETADFDDGMRATTVLPMRPTGGDNIPTYFFRTTFDVTAEQLATGEDIGFDGYIDDAAVIFINGEEVKRHLVEDGTPNVAYDSGTGEELAFTIPASKFRTGSNTIAVRLHQDRAASSDIWFSLDHLGGELPPPPSGPAVGAPSRVILTPTETPETSQSFTWLAGAPDVSVGRVQLRVGDGPIRTVGATSQGTAVNQGNPHFSATVRGLKPDTEYTYRVGNPDAWSQWKTFTTADPDAEETEYVYYGDAQIGLDSTWPNVVKLAREKAPNSIGSVHAGDLIDTSSNDTQWKNWFTGMVESAATTNIFAAPGNHEYSGDRLLKSWKAHFEYPDNQPNSSTIGDLAQRSVGDTEVARQYQAYFDHWSQFAHETVYYSDYQGIRFITINATTDSTFLTPQNLPSCSGEECPSKRVAALWAEYQAAWMDHILGESPAKWNVVTFHQPVYSASAGRDEPHLRGPWVPVFQKHNIDLVQMGHDHVYARGFNNENRTERDGVTDGPVYIVQNSGAKHYDLETDERNVWTKNGATQVRKGEDFSSFAVVKVTDDRLHYTSYIAEKTASSTTDVPVGGVWDEFVVTKHDDGRKVVTEAGAPVPEFEDLTPAPQIVKQSPTTVHTKVGGTVRLAVEARGEGGLSYQWQRSPVGKNAWTDIVNQDKSSLVLEDVTANTGRQQYRVAVTSGTRTVHSLPTTVIVAPDRKIASKVAVGKATVKAGRKAAVVVRPSVTGKVRVTVRAGGKKLTRTVTVKAGRKTTVRLGAVPKRARGRAVVTVVLNPSDAKYATSTRTKAVKVKR from the coding sequence ATGAAGAACCCCATGGGCCGGGCGCGATCCCGGCGCATGTCACTGGCCGCCGTGGCGCTCGCCGTCGCCGGTGTCGGTTGCCTGAGTCCGGTCGCGACCGCCACGGCCTCGTCGACCGCGGCACCGGGCATCGTCCGGGTCGCGAACGAGCCGACCTACTTCGAGCCGCTGATCGACGCCGGCACCTCGTGGCGCTACCTGGCCACCGGCGTCGACCCCTCGCCGACCGGTGACCGCCACGCCTGGGCCCAGCCCGGCTTCGACGACAGCGCCTGGGCCACCGGCAAGGGCGGATTCGGTGCGAAGTGGGAGAGCGGTGTCGAGACCGCCGACTTCGACGACGGGATGCGCGCCACCACCGTGCTGCCGATGCGACCGACCGGTGGCGACAACATCCCCACGTACTTCTTCCGGACCACCTTCGATGTGACCGCCGAGCAGCTCGCGACCGGCGAGGACATCGGCTTCGACGGGTACATCGACGACGCGGCCGTCATCTTCATCAACGGCGAGGAGGTCAAGCGTCACCTCGTCGAGGACGGCACACCCAACGTCGCGTACGACAGCGGCACCGGTGAGGAGCTCGCGTTCACGATCCCCGCGTCGAAGTTCCGGACGGGCAGCAACACCATCGCCGTGCGGCTGCACCAGGACCGTGCCGCGAGCTCGGACATCTGGTTCTCGCTGGACCACCTGGGCGGCGAGCTTCCGCCCCCGCCCTCCGGCCCCGCCGTCGGCGCACCCAGCCGCGTCATCCTGACGCCGACCGAGACCCCCGAGACCTCGCAGAGCTTCACCTGGCTCGCGGGCGCACCGGACGTCAGCGTGGGCCGCGTCCAGTTGCGGGTCGGCGACGGCCCCATCCGGACGGTCGGCGCCACGAGTCAGGGCACGGCCGTCAACCAGGGCAACCCGCACTTCTCCGCGACGGTCCGTGGCCTGAAGCCCGACACGGAGTACACCTACCGCGTCGGCAACCCGGACGCCTGGAGCCAGTGGAAGACGTTCACCACCGCCGACCCGGACGCGGAGGAGACCGAGTACGTCTACTACGGCGACGCCCAGATCGGCCTGGACTCGACCTGGCCGAACGTCGTCAAGCTGGCCCGGGAGAAGGCGCCGAACTCGATCGGCTCGGTGCATGCCGGCGACCTCATCGACACCTCCAGCAACGACACCCAGTGGAAGAACTGGTTCACCGGCATGGTGGAGTCCGCCGCGACGACGAACATCTTCGCCGCGCCGGGCAACCACGAGTACTCGGGCGATCGGCTGCTGAAGTCGTGGAAGGCGCACTTCGAGTACCCGGACAACCAGCCGAACTCCTCCACGATCGGCGACCTGGCCCAGCGCTCGGTCGGCGACACGGAGGTCGCGCGCCAGTACCAGGCCTACTTCGACCACTGGTCGCAGTTCGCGCACGAGACGGTCTACTACAGCGACTACCAGGGCATCCGCTTCATCACGATCAACGCCACGACCGACTCGACGTTCCTGACCCCGCAGAACCTGCCGTCCTGCTCGGGTGAGGAGTGCCCGTCGAAGCGGGTCGCCGCGCTGTGGGCCGAGTACCAGGCCGCGTGGATGGACCACATCCTGGGCGAGTCGCCCGCGAAGTGGAACGTCGTCACGTTCCACCAGCCGGTCTACTCGGCGTCGGCCGGTCGCGACGAGCCGCACCTGCGTGGACCGTGGGTGCCGGTCTTCCAGAAGCACAACATCGATCTCGTCCAGATGGGCCACGACCACGTCTACGCCCGCGGCTTCAACAACGAGAACCGGACCGAGCGCGACGGTGTCACCGACGGCCCGGTCTACATCGTCCAGAACTCCGGCGCCAAGCACTACGACCTGGAGACCGACGAGCGGAACGTGTGGACGAAGAACGGTGCGACCCAGGTGCGCAAGGGTGAGGACTTCTCGAGCTTCGCGGTCGTGAAGGTCACCGACGACCGCCTGCACTACACGTCGTACATCGCCGAGAAGACCGCGTCGTCCACGACCGATGTCCCGGTCGGTGGCGTGTGGGACGAGTTCGTCGTCACCAAGCACGACGACGGCCGCAAGGTCGTCACCGAGGCCGGTGCCCCGGTCCCCGAGTTCGAGGACCTCACCCCGGCACCGCAGATCGTGAAGCAGTCGCCGACCACGGTCCACACGAAGGTCGGCGGCACCGTGCGCCTGGCCGTCGAGGCCCGTGGCGAGGGCGGCCTGTCCTACCAGTGGCAGCGCAGCCCGGTCGGGAAGAACGCGTGGACGGACATCGTGAACCAGGACAAGTCCAGCCTCGTGCTGGAGGACGTCACCGCGAACACCGGCCGTCAGCAGTATCGGGTGGCCGTGACCTCGGGCACGCGGACGGTTCACTCGCTGCCCACGACCGTGATCGTGGCCCCCGACCGCAAGATCGCGTCGAAGGTCGCCGTCGGCAAGGCGACGGTCAAGGCCGGCAGGAAGGCCGCCGTGGTCGTGCGGCCCAGCGTCACCGGGAAGGTTCGCGTGACCGTCCGGGCGGGCGGCAAGAAGCTCACCCGCACCGTGACGGTGAAGGCCGGTCGCAAGACGACGGTGCGGCTCGGCGCGGTGCCGAAGCGTGCCAGGGGTCGAGCCGTCGTCACGGTCGTCCTCAACCCGAGCGATGCGAAGTACGCGACGTCCACCCGGACCAAGGCGGTGAAGGTGAAGCGCTGA
- a CDS encoding response regulator transcription factor, producing the protein MDPTASQSSRLTRPDGSPLRVLVVDDEVNLAELIAMALRYEGWDVTMAHTGRKAVDLARELRPDAVVLDIMLPDFDGFEVLRRMRSFDPNVPVLFLTARDAVEDRVAGLTEGGDDYVTKPFSLQEVVARVRALMRRAGAQQAESSSVLVVGDLTLDEDSHEVFRGGDEITLTATEFELLRFLMRNPRRVLSKAQILDRVWNYDFGGQANVVELYISYLRKKIDAGRAPMIHTMRGAGYVLKPAE; encoded by the coding sequence GTGGACCCCACGGCATCGCAGTCCTCCCGGCTCACGCGCCCGGACGGATCCCCGCTGCGGGTGCTCGTCGTCGACGACGAGGTCAACCTGGCCGAGCTGATCGCGATGGCGCTGCGCTACGAGGGTTGGGACGTCACGATGGCCCACACCGGCCGCAAGGCGGTCGACCTCGCGCGGGAGCTGCGTCCCGACGCCGTCGTGCTCGACATCATGCTGCCCGACTTCGACGGGTTCGAGGTGCTGCGCCGGATGCGCTCCTTCGACCCGAACGTGCCGGTCCTCTTTCTCACCGCGCGCGACGCCGTCGAGGACCGCGTCGCGGGCCTGACCGAGGGCGGGGACGACTACGTGACCAAGCCCTTCTCGCTGCAGGAGGTCGTCGCCCGCGTCCGGGCCCTGATGCGGCGCGCCGGCGCGCAACAGGCCGAGTCGTCGTCGGTGCTGGTGGTCGGCGACCTGACCCTGGACGAGGACAGTCACGAGGTCTTCCGCGGCGGCGACGAGATCACCCTGACCGCGACCGAGTTCGAGCTGCTGCGGTTCCTGATGCGCAACCCCCGGCGCGTGCTGAGCAAGGCGCAGATCCTCGACCGGGTCTGGAACTACGACTTCGGCGGACAGGCCAACGTCGTCGAGTTGTACATCTCCTACCTGCGCAAGAAGATCGACGCGGGCCGTGCGCCCATGATCCACACGATGCGTGGCGCCGGCTACGTCCTCAAGCCGGCGGAGTGA
- a CDS encoding FUSC family protein gives MHSARIRLLDLWASHPRFALALRAACAAAIAWSLVRFIPGAQDYPYYAPFGAIIATTSTLAGSVRESMQAVGAIVVGGTIAWLVDLVTGDTAPLTVGIVVALSVCAAGWRPLGVMGGWAPTAAVFTLIIGHGEAFFIGAYGGLTLYGAAVGILINVMAPPLPLAPARSAVGHTRHVLASQLRELGDLMVAYELPTLEQWHRDHSELRRARAQMRDAVLRAQESLTGNARARRHRQALRKLTEEADALDRVALLVADVSDLVLRSHGAPGDPTGQTTLADSVREPIARAMHRVADALDAYADGADTDPDLKAADEELTELLHFQARETHEQLVVNSVVLSLRRALDTFA, from the coding sequence ATGCACTCCGCACGAATCCGGCTCCTCGACCTCTGGGCGAGCCACCCCCGGTTCGCGCTCGCGCTGCGTGCGGCGTGTGCCGCGGCGATCGCCTGGAGCCTCGTCCGCTTCATCCCCGGCGCCCAGGACTACCCGTACTACGCCCCGTTCGGGGCGATCATCGCCACGACCTCGACCCTCGCCGGCTCGGTCCGCGAGTCGATGCAGGCCGTGGGTGCCATCGTCGTGGGCGGCACCATCGCGTGGCTGGTGGACCTCGTCACCGGTGACACCGCTCCCCTGACCGTGGGCATCGTGGTCGCGCTCTCGGTCTGCGCGGCCGGCTGGCGACCACTGGGCGTGATGGGTGGCTGGGCGCCCACGGCGGCCGTGTTCACGCTGATCATCGGCCACGGCGAGGCGTTCTTCATCGGCGCGTACGGCGGCCTGACCCTCTACGGCGCCGCGGTCGGCATCCTGATCAACGTGATGGCTCCCCCGCTGCCGTTGGCTCCCGCCCGGTCCGCAGTGGGACACACGCGGCACGTCCTGGCCTCACAGCTGCGCGAGCTGGGCGACCTCATGGTGGCGTACGAGCTGCCCACCCTGGAGCAGTGGCACCGGGACCACTCCGAGCTCCGTCGCGCACGGGCGCAGATGCGTGACGCCGTGCTGCGCGCCCAGGAGTCACTGACGGGCAACGCCCGTGCGCGCCGCCACCGTCAGGCCCTCAGGAAGCTCACCGAGGAGGCGGACGCTCTCGACCGCGTCGCGCTGCTCGTGGCCGATGTCAGCGACCTCGTGCTGCGATCCCACGGCGCACCGGGCGACCCCACCGGTCAAACGACTCTGGCCGACTCCGTCCGAGAGCCGATCGCCCGCGCGATGCACCGGGTGGCCGATGCGCTCGACGCCTACGCCGACGGGGCGGACACGGACCCCGATCTGAAGGCTGCCGACGAGGAGCTGACCGAACTGCTCCACTTCCAGGCTCGTGAGACCCACGAGCAGCTGGTGGTCAACAGTGTCGTGCTCTCGCTGCGACGAGCCCTCGACACGTTCGCCTGA
- a CDS encoding TspO/MBR family protein gives MKSRTLASSIAAPVAAAVLGSVATSTGMKSLWYRTLRKPSIQPPGPVFPVVWTGLYASTAWASVDAQAQMTPDEASTYRRKLALNMALNAGWCWSFFRGHQLVPSIAVAGALAASSADLARTAGGASKRAGWALVPYTVWNTFATVLTAAIWRKNRNR, from the coding sequence ATGAAGAGCCGCACCCTCGCCAGCAGCATCGCCGCGCCGGTCGCCGCGGCCGTCCTCGGATCCGTCGCGACGTCCACCGGGATGAAGAGCCTCTGGTACCGGACGCTGCGCAAGCCGTCGATCCAACCGCCCGGGCCCGTGTTCCCGGTCGTCTGGACCGGGCTCTACGCGTCCACGGCCTGGGCGTCGGTTGATGCGCAGGCACAGATGACGCCGGACGAGGCGAGCACGTACCGCCGCAAGCTCGCGCTCAACATGGCCCTCAACGCGGGTTGGTGCTGGTCGTTCTTCCGCGGACACCAACTGGTCCCGTCGATCGCGGTGGCGGGCGCCCTGGCTGCCAGCTCGGCCGACCTGGCACGCACCGCCGGGGGAGCCTCGAAGCGAGCCGGTTGGGCGCTGGTGCCGTACACGGTGTGGAACACCTTCGCGACCGTCCTCACCGCCGCGATCTGGCGGAAGAACAGGAACCGCTGA
- a CDS encoding carbohydrate-binding domain-containing protein: MKTHRLRSVLVATASLALIAGCGASETPSGDAPHDPTTITDATTVRAALADNVDVETGDTSEDAADAVDVTLSGATASSDSDDVSAKDGTVTISAPGTYRLHGSLTGQVVVDSNAEGAVRLLLDGASITSGTTAALHVAEADSVVVVLAQGSQNRLEDATTYADTSDDAPTGALFSTADLTIGGTGSLSVEGRSNNGIVSKDGLVLAGGTISVDAVDDGIIGKDYLVASGADVSVTAVDDGLRSDNTEDPGAGFVLVEDGSVRVDSRDDALKGVQVLVSGGTVDVAGSTEAVEGSVVIVDGGDLDLRSADDAVNASSSDEESTSEHGGTGSMEPDDSLRIVINGGTVDVWSSGDGIDSNGDLTVTGGTVTVHGPTSGEDGALDVNGDFEISGGTLLATGSATMLTAPSGESEQAWIAVALDRPVRAGEKVVITDPRGDEVATFTARKDLAAVVYSSPQITTGQTYTVTAAGHTTTATAGEAPAGGPGSAAH, translated from the coding sequence ATGAAGACTCACAGGTTGCGGAGCGTCCTGGTGGCGACCGCGTCGCTGGCGCTCATCGCCGGCTGCGGCGCGTCCGAGACGCCGTCCGGCGACGCCCCGCACGACCCGACCACGATCACCGACGCCACAACCGTCCGTGCGGCCCTGGCCGACAACGTCGACGTCGAGACCGGAGACACCTCCGAGGACGCCGCCGACGCCGTGGACGTCACCCTGTCCGGCGCCACCGCCTCCTCCGACAGCGACGACGTGTCCGCGAAGGACGGCACCGTCACGATCTCCGCACCGGGCACCTACCGGCTGCACGGGAGCCTGACCGGCCAGGTCGTCGTCGACAGCAACGCCGAGGGTGCCGTGCGGCTCCTCCTGGACGGCGCCTCGATCACCTCCGGCACCACCGCCGCACTGCACGTGGCCGAGGCGGACTCGGTCGTGGTCGTGCTGGCGCAGGGCAGCCAGAACCGGCTCGAGGACGCCACGACCTACGCCGACACCTCCGACGACGCCCCCACCGGCGCCCTGTTCTCGACGGCCGACCTGACCATCGGGGGCACCGGCTCCCTGAGCGTCGAGGGCCGCAGCAACAACGGCATCGTGAGCAAGGACGGCCTGGTCCTGGCCGGCGGCACGATCTCGGTCGACGCCGTCGACGACGGGATCATCGGCAAGGACTACCTCGTCGCATCGGGCGCCGACGTCAGCGTGACCGCGGTGGACGACGGGCTGAGGTCCGACAACACCGAGGATCCTGGCGCCGGCTTCGTCCTGGTCGAGGACGGCTCCGTCCGCGTGGACTCCCGTGACGACGCCCTCAAGGGCGTGCAGGTTCTGGTCTCCGGCGGCACCGTCGACGTCGCCGGATCGACCGAGGCGGTCGAGGGCTCCGTCGTCATCGTCGACGGCGGCGACCTGGACCTGCGCTCGGCCGACGACGCCGTCAACGCCTCGTCCTCGGACGAGGAGTCGACGAGCGAGCACGGCGGCACCGGCTCCATGGAGCCCGACGACTCCCTGCGCATCGTCATCAACGGCGGCACCGTCGACGTCTGGTCCAGTGGCGACGGGATCGACTCCAACGGCGACCTCACGGTCACCGGAGGCACCGTCACGGTGCACGGCCCCACGAGCGGCGAGGACGGCGCTCTGGACGTGAACGGCGACTTCGAGATCTCCGGCGGCACCCTGCTCGCGACCGGCAGCGCCACCATGCTGACCGCGCCGTCCGGCGAGTCGGAGCAGGCGTGGATCGCCGTGGCGCTCGACCGCCCGGTGAGAGCGGGCGAAAAGGTCGTCATCACCGACCCGAGGGGTGATGAGGTCGCCACCTTCACGGCCCGCAAGGACCTCGCAGCAGTCGTCTACTCATCGCCGCAGATCACGACCGGCCAGACGTACACCGTCACCGCGGCCGGGCACACGACCACGGCCACGGCCGGGGAGGCCCCTGCGGGCGGCCCCGGATCCGCGGCCCACTGA